In a genomic window of Halobiforma lacisalsi AJ5:
- a CDS encoding GNAT family N-acetyltransferase produces the protein MTTDTCPAWDPAECEGTTGCPPRCPRFIDKRGEPILIEPYDGDRFEGLVSMYVDYPEVHRSMGVPPVTREHIESWLERLIDRGYNVVAAHEGEIVGHAAYSPCSSLEPQFVVFVDPDYHERGIGSELCRHVIARAADNGHEALVLDVDGDNERAIHVYRRMGFETVDRSGNDLRMRLSFDEPIVETVQLPPAERPANA, from the coding sequence ATGACGACCGACACCTGCCCCGCCTGGGACCCGGCGGAATGCGAGGGGACGACGGGCTGTCCGCCGCGCTGCCCCCGTTTCATCGACAAACGCGGGGAGCCGATCCTGATCGAGCCCTACGACGGCGACCGCTTCGAGGGTCTCGTCTCCATGTACGTCGACTACCCCGAGGTCCACCGCTCGATGGGGGTGCCGCCGGTCACCCGCGAGCACATCGAGAGCTGGCTCGAGCGACTGATCGACCGCGGTTACAACGTCGTCGCCGCCCACGAGGGCGAGATCGTCGGCCACGCGGCCTACTCCCCCTGCTCGAGCCTCGAGCCCCAGTTCGTCGTGTTCGTCGACCCGGACTACCACGAACGCGGGATCGGGAGCGAACTCTGTCGGCACGTGATCGCCCGCGCGGCCGACAACGGTCACGAGGCGCTGGTCCTCGATGTCGACGGCGACAACGAGCGGGCGATCCACGTCTACCGCCGGATGGGGTTCGAGACGGTCGACCGCAGCGGCAACGACCTCCGGATGCGCCTGTCGTTCGACGAGCCGATCGTCGAGACGGTGCAGTTGCCGCCGGCCGAGCGGCCGGCGAACGCGTAG
- a CDS encoding universal stress protein encodes MYRILVGLDADPERAAAQASTIESLPAADEEITAILAHVFGENPEGRSVHELEGVRRVASTFDDAGIDYEYYEASGEPAPELIAAAEELDVDMICLSGRKRTPTGKVIFGSVTQSVILGTDLPVVTVSPEE; translated from the coding sequence ATGTACCGAATACTGGTCGGGCTGGACGCCGACCCCGAGCGGGCGGCCGCGCAGGCGTCGACGATCGAGTCCCTGCCGGCGGCCGACGAGGAGATCACGGCGATCCTCGCCCACGTCTTCGGCGAGAACCCGGAGGGGCGGTCGGTCCACGAACTCGAGGGGGTACGCCGCGTCGCGTCGACGTTCGACGACGCCGGGATCGATTACGAGTACTACGAGGCGAGCGGCGAACCGGCCCCGGAACTGATCGCGGCGGCCGAGGAACTCGACGTGGACATGATCTGCCTGTCGGGCCGCAAACGGACGCCGACCGGCAAGGTCATCTTCGGGAGCGTCACTCAGTCGGTCATCCTCGGAACGGATCTGCCCGTGGTGACGGTCAGCCCCGAGGAGTAG
- a CDS encoding ABC transporter substrate-binding protein, whose translation MSRDGTCQGSRRRLLKAITAGSVGGLVGVAGCVGDPEQAGADDDGEFDTVQFGVLEPFTGEFSDLAEERHQGTELAIQQINESDEYDFTIEYEEYDTQLDPATATQRAEQAVQSDGAQFITGCISSSSALAINDFALENEVVYTPGAADVSITGSECNEYVFRFETNTAQIAEAMAQWTADELGDRIFYHIADYAYGDSVLEEVETRMESISDSYERVDVTRSDPGSTDFEAFISQISNASDEADALVVGMTGADLAIFLSQASARGLQDEIPIVTTTASFRAVRAGAGEGAYNVYSGVRYIPGIETGDNEAFVDAYQDEYDDVPDNFSRVGYESIRMVANGIREAGSNDPTTVRETLSGMEHDTIFGPNEFRACDQQAVNPVWMGECVEPDEGELADVELLTDLSGEGAIPDCEETGCEL comes from the coding sequence ATGTCTCGAGATGGCACATGCCAGGGGAGCAGGCGACGGCTTCTCAAGGCGATCACCGCGGGTAGCGTCGGCGGGCTGGTCGGGGTCGCCGGCTGCGTGGGGGATCCGGAACAGGCAGGCGCCGACGACGACGGCGAGTTCGACACGGTCCAGTTCGGAGTTCTCGAGCCGTTCACTGGGGAGTTCAGCGACCTCGCCGAGGAACGTCACCAGGGAACCGAACTCGCGATCCAGCAGATCAACGAGAGCGACGAGTACGACTTCACGATCGAGTACGAGGAGTACGACACGCAACTCGATCCGGCGACGGCGACCCAGCGGGCCGAGCAGGCCGTCCAGTCCGACGGGGCACAGTTCATCACCGGCTGTATCTCGAGTTCGTCCGCGCTGGCGATCAACGACTTCGCCCTCGAGAACGAGGTCGTCTACACGCCGGGGGCGGCGGACGTCTCGATCACGGGATCGGAGTGCAACGAGTACGTCTTCCGGTTCGAGACCAACACCGCACAGATCGCGGAGGCGATGGCCCAGTGGACGGCCGACGAACTCGGGGACAGGATCTTCTACCACATCGCGGACTACGCCTACGGGGATTCGGTGCTCGAGGAGGTCGAGACCCGCATGGAGTCGATCAGCGACTCCTACGAACGGGTCGACGTCACCCGCTCGGACCCGGGGTCGACCGACTTCGAGGCGTTCATCAGCCAGATCTCCAACGCGAGCGACGAGGCCGATGCGCTCGTCGTCGGGATGACGGGAGCGGACCTGGCGATCTTCCTCTCGCAGGCCAGCGCACGGGGCCTGCAGGACGAGATCCCCATCGTCACGACGACCGCATCGTTCCGGGCAGTCCGGGCCGGCGCGGGGGAAGGTGCGTACAACGTCTACAGCGGCGTCCGGTACATCCCGGGCATCGAGACCGGTGACAACGAGGCGTTCGTCGACGCCTATCAGGACGAGTACGACGACGTGCCGGACAACTTCTCGCGGGTCGGCTACGAGTCGATCCGAATGGTCGCAAACGGGATCCGCGAGGCGGGGTCGAACGATCCGACGACGGTCAGGGAGACGCTGTCGGGGATGGAACACGACACCATCTTCGGTCCCAACGAGTTCCGCGCGTGCGACCAACAGGCGGTCAACCCGGTCTGGATGGGCGAGTGCGTCGAACCCGACGAGGGCGAACTCGCCGACGTCGAACTCCTGACGGACCTGTCCGGCGAGGGAGCCATCCCCGACTGTGAGGAGACCGGCTGTGAGCTCTAG
- a CDS encoding ABC transporter permease: protein MVEGLLQALVDGLTIGVVYVLLAAGLSVIFGVMHVINFAHGELFALGAYFALAMVGPFGGYGFFAALLVAPLLVGLIGVGIERYTVQPLYGRNPLYHILLTFGLVLVINDLIYLVWGPGNVSLAVPAVLSGTVTAFGLNASVYNLFIIAFGAAMALAVWALLEYTKYGLIVRAGSQDRQMVRNLGIDIDRYYSLVFGVGAALAAVAGIILGGYQTVSPEMGMSVIIPAFVIVVLGGLGSFKGAVVGGLAVGVIQTLLRTYAPILEGMVIFLLMIAVLLVRPHGLFGSEAPEGEGGGDLLTGSGGVLAPDTRRRLGLAAVGLLALVPLGAGTLYSTYAVTLMVEILIWGLFALSLDFVMGYTGLVSLGHALFYALGAYAVAISLAHVGGSAFVAIGLAIVLSAAIAWFVGYLSIRVSGVYFAMITLAFAELFYNLLFRLEITGGSEGLFGLSAYYGLAGVGISLEEVAIFVGPVALTGQSLFYYIALATLVGAFLLTRRMLESPFGAVLKSIRENEQRATFVGYETTVYKRRAFVISGALAGLAGGLFTLNAGYATPSFAYWLHSGEVIVMVILGGMGTLYGPIIGSGVFFGLEEVLTEFTERWRLVLGTVFVLFVIFLPQGLVSLPAQLEPYVGGSGPGPKPEPEPEPTPDDSSVRGDD from the coding sequence ATGGTCGAAGGACTCCTCCAGGCGCTGGTCGACGGCCTGACCATCGGGGTCGTGTACGTCCTGCTGGCAGCCGGGCTGTCGGTCATCTTCGGGGTGATGCACGTGATCAACTTCGCCCACGGGGAGTTGTTCGCGCTCGGGGCGTACTTCGCGCTGGCCATGGTCGGCCCGTTCGGCGGCTACGGCTTCTTCGCGGCCCTGCTCGTCGCACCGCTTCTGGTCGGGCTCATCGGCGTCGGCATCGAACGCTACACGGTCCAGCCGCTGTACGGGCGCAACCCCCTCTACCACATCCTGCTGACGTTCGGGCTGGTGTTGGTCATCAACGACCTCATCTACCTCGTCTGGGGACCGGGGAACGTGAGCCTCGCCGTTCCGGCCGTCCTCTCGGGGACGGTCACCGCCTTCGGCCTCAACGCCAGCGTCTACAACCTGTTCATCATCGCCTTCGGCGCGGCGATGGCGCTTGCCGTCTGGGCGCTGCTCGAGTACACGAAGTACGGACTGATCGTCCGCGCAGGGTCCCAGGACCGTCAGATGGTCCGGAACCTGGGCATCGACATCGACCGCTACTACTCGCTGGTGTTCGGCGTCGGCGCGGCCCTGGCCGCCGTCGCGGGGATCATCCTCGGCGGCTACCAGACGGTGAGTCCCGAGATGGGGATGTCCGTCATCATCCCCGCGTTCGTCATCGTCGTTCTGGGCGGCCTCGGGAGTTTCAAGGGGGCCGTCGTCGGTGGGCTGGCCGTCGGGGTCATCCAGACGCTGCTGCGGACGTACGCGCCGATCCTCGAGGGCATGGTGATCTTCCTGCTGATGATCGCCGTGCTGCTCGTTCGCCCCCACGGCCTGTTCGGCTCGGAAGCGCCGGAGGGCGAGGGCGGCGGCGACCTGCTGACCGGCTCCGGCGGCGTCCTCGCGCCCGATACCCGGCGGCGTCTCGGCCTCGCGGCGGTCGGCCTCCTGGCGCTGGTTCCCCTGGGTGCGGGCACGCTGTACTCGACCTACGCCGTCACGCTGATGGTCGAGATCCTCATCTGGGGGCTGTTCGCGCTCAGCCTCGACTTCGTGATGGGGTATACGGGGCTGGTATCGCTCGGCCACGCGCTGTTCTACGCGCTCGGGGCCTACGCCGTCGCGATCTCGCTGGCCCACGTCGGCGGCTCCGCGTTCGTCGCCATCGGGCTGGCGATCGTCCTCTCGGCGGCGATCGCCTGGTTCGTCGGCTACCTCTCGATCCGCGTCTCCGGGGTCTACTTCGCGATGATCACGCTGGCGTTCGCCGAACTGTTCTACAACCTGCTGTTCCGGCTCGAGATCACCGGCGGCTCCGAGGGGCTGTTCGGCCTCTCGGCGTACTACGGGCTCGCCGGGGTCGGGATCAGCCTCGAGGAGGTCGCCATCTTCGTCGGCCCCGTCGCGCTGACCGGCCAGTCGCTGTTCTACTACATCGCGCTGGCGACGCTCGTCGGCGCGTTCCTGCTCACGCGGCGGATGCTCGAGTCGCCGTTCGGAGCGGTGCTGAAGTCGATCCGCGAGAACGAACAGCGGGCCACGTTCGTCGGCTACGAGACGACGGTCTACAAGCGCCGCGCGTTCGTGATAAGCGGCGCGCTGGCCGGGCTGGCCGGCGGGCTGTTCACCCTCAACGCGGGCTATGCCACGCCGTCGTTCGCCTACTGGCTCCACTCCGGCGAGGTGATCGTGATGGTCATCCTCGGCGGGATGGGGACGCTGTACGGCCCGATCATCGGCTCCGGCGTGTTCTTCGGCCTCGAGGAGGTACTCACCGAGTTCACCGAGCGATGGCGACTGGTGCTGGGGACCGTCTTCGTCCTGTTCGTCATCTTCCTGCCCCAGGGGCTGGTGTCGCTGCCGGCCCAGCTCGAGCCGTACGTCGGCGGTTCGGGGCCGGGGCCCAAGCCGGAGCCCGAACCGGAACCGACCCCCGACGACTCGAGCGTGCGAGGTGACGACTGA
- a CDS encoding ABC transporter ATP-binding protein, with the protein MAAEPTQPDTDRRAAEEQILRTDGLVKKFGQFVATDRIDLTVERGEFRSIIGPNGAGKTTLFNLVTGALPVTEGEIYFDGEEITGLSPSERVRRGMGRSFQISNVFGGLTVRENVRLAAQSIGRDEYNALEALFKPTDRYDGMNERTDAVLERIGLADVAEEQADALAYGDKRRLEIGVVLATDPDLVLFDEPTAGMSAEETQETIDLIEDVLVDQTLLLIEHDIELVMELSDRITVLNRGEILAEGTPEEIAANEDVQDAYLGGMTE; encoded by the coding sequence ATGGCTGCCGAACCCACCCAACCCGACACGGATCGACGCGCCGCGGAAGAACAGATCCTCCGAACCGACGGCCTGGTCAAGAAGTTCGGCCAGTTCGTGGCGACCGACCGCATCGACCTCACCGTCGAGCGCGGCGAGTTCCGGAGCATCATCGGCCCGAACGGGGCCGGCAAGACCACGCTGTTCAACCTCGTCACCGGCGCGCTCCCGGTCACCGAGGGCGAAATCTACTTCGACGGCGAGGAGATCACCGGGCTGTCGCCGTCCGAGCGGGTCCGGCGCGGGATGGGGCGCTCGTTCCAGATCTCGAACGTCTTCGGCGGGCTGACCGTCCGCGAGAACGTCCGGCTTGCCGCCCAGTCGATCGGCCGCGACGAGTACAACGCCCTCGAGGCGCTGTTCAAGCCGACCGACCGCTACGACGGGATGAACGAACGCACCGACGCGGTCCTCGAGCGGATCGGCCTCGCGGACGTCGCGGAGGAGCAGGCCGACGCGCTCGCCTACGGCGACAAGCGCCGCCTCGAGATCGGCGTCGTGCTGGCGACCGACCCCGACCTCGTCCTGTTCGACGAGCCGACCGCCGGCATGAGCGCCGAGGAGACCCAGGAGACGATCGATCTGATCGAGGACGTGCTGGTCGACCAGACGCTGTTGCTCATCGAACACGACATCGAACTCGTCATGGAACTATCCGACCGCATCACCGTGTTGAACCGCGGCGAAATCCTCGCGGAGGGAACGCCGGAGGAGATCGCCGCGAACGAGGACGTACAGGACGCCTACCTCGGGGGGATGACCGAATGA
- a CDS encoding ABC transporter ATP-binding protein, translated as MNGSADPLLAVDSVHAGYGETTVLHDLSLSVDEGEIVSLVGRNGAGKTTTLRTIMGILEPTSGRVVYRGDDVSGLDATRTAARGIALVPEERRIFPELTVKENLELADHGGAPEADSLSVGEALEMFENLRERAGNAGSSLSGGEQQMLAIARALVGGADLVLLDEPTEGLAPYIVQDVMDIVERLNDRGITVLLVEQNVHVCLELADRNYVINQGEIVYEGTSAELEADDEVLDRYLGVTA; from the coding sequence ATGAACGGGAGCGCCGACCCGCTGCTCGCGGTCGACTCGGTCCACGCCGGCTACGGCGAAACGACGGTGTTGCACGACCTCTCGCTGTCGGTCGACGAGGGCGAGATCGTCTCGCTCGTCGGCCGCAACGGCGCGGGCAAGACCACCACGCTGCGGACGATCATGGGCATCCTCGAGCCGACGAGCGGCCGGGTCGTCTATCGCGGCGACGACGTCTCCGGCCTCGACGCGACGCGGACGGCCGCCCGCGGGATCGCGCTCGTCCCCGAAGAACGGCGGATCTTCCCGGAGTTGACCGTCAAGGAAAACCTGGAACTGGCCGACCACGGCGGCGCGCCGGAGGCCGACTCGCTGTCGGTCGGGGAGGCCCTCGAGATGTTCGAGAACCTCCGGGAGCGGGCGGGCAACGCCGGCTCCTCGCTGTCGGGCGGCGAACAGCAGATGCTCGCGATCGCCCGTGCGCTGGTCGGCGGGGCCGACCTCGTTCTGCTGGACGAGCCGACCGAGGGGCTGGCCCCCTACATCGTCCAGGACGTGATGGACATCGTCGAGCGGCTCAACGACCGGGGGATCACCGTCCTGCTGGTCGAGCAGAACGTCCACGTCTGCCTCGAGCTCGCCGACCGGAACTACGTCATCAACCAGGGCGAGATCGTCTACGAGGGGACCTCCGCGGAGCTAGAGGCGGACGACGAGGTGCTCGACCGGTATCTCGGCGTCACGGCCTGA
- the paaI gene encoding hydroxyphenylacetyl-CoA thioesterase PaaI: MTDSSRVRDRIESDAYCETLGIELVGLEPGSATTRLEVTEELTNFHGTPHGGAIYSLADAAFAAASNSRGETAVALETNVSYLEAVEVGTTLTATATETHDAGRTASYEVIVTDEQEERVATFRGRVYKP, from the coding sequence ATGACAGACAGTAGTCGTGTCAGGGATCGGATCGAGAGCGACGCCTACTGCGAGACGCTGGGGATCGAACTCGTCGGCCTCGAGCCCGGGTCGGCGACGACCCGACTCGAGGTGACCGAGGAACTGACGAACTTCCACGGGACGCCCCACGGCGGGGCGATCTACTCGCTTGCCGACGCCGCGTTCGCCGCCGCGTCGAACTCGCGGGGCGAGACGGCGGTCGCGCTCGAGACGAACGTCTCCTACCTCGAGGCCGTCGAGGTTGGGACGACGCTGACCGCGACGGCGACCGAGACCCACGACGCCGGCCGCACCGCGTCCTACGAGGTGATCGTCACGGACGAACAAGAGGAACGGGTGGCGACGTTCCGCGGGCGGGTGTACAAACCCTGA
- a CDS encoding helix-turn-helix domain-containing protein produces the protein MIDECLVVEFRVQNDDCPLAEATAAVGVEVEAQPPQRRNDGNDLLQFSAPKSERLTEALDADDRISYLHVSKSDGRYRYRCLSKHPCIVHELIDNGLIVERLRYREDATVIFGAVVGRDVLKGVMEAAGDTVGVTLERIYPLESEAREDPSRRWDLTPAQEECIRAALELGYFEIPRATSTEEVAAELGVSKSAFLERLRRGERALFGQIFD, from the coding sequence ATGATCGACGAATGCCTCGTGGTCGAATTCCGGGTGCAAAACGACGACTGTCCGCTGGCGGAGGCGACCGCCGCGGTCGGCGTCGAGGTCGAGGCTCAGCCGCCACAGCGGCGCAACGACGGGAACGACCTCCTGCAGTTCAGCGCGCCCAAAAGCGAACGGCTCACCGAGGCCCTCGACGCGGACGATCGGATCTCCTATCTCCACGTCTCGAAGAGCGACGGCCGCTACCGGTACCGCTGCCTGTCGAAACACCCCTGTATCGTCCACGAACTGATCGACAACGGGCTCATCGTCGAACGGCTGCGGTACCGCGAGGACGCGACCGTCATCTTCGGCGCGGTCGTCGGACGCGACGTCCTCAAAGGGGTCATGGAGGCCGCCGGCGACACCGTCGGCGTCACCCTCGAGCGGATCTACCCCCTCGAGTCCGAGGCGCGGGAGGACCCCAGCCGCCGGTGGGACCTCACGCCGGCCCAGGAGGAGTGCATCCGGGCGGCCCTCGAGCTAGGTTACTTCGAGATCCCGCGGGCCACCTCGACCGAGGAGGTCGCCGCGGAACTCGGCGTCAGCAAGTCGGCCTTCCTCGAGCGACTGCGGCGGGGCGAACGGGCGCTGTTCGGACAAATCTTCGACTAG
- the paaA gene encoding 1,2-phenylacetyl-CoA epoxidase subunit PaaA, translated as MDLDTVKERAGPREFDPADDLPEEYREAATRMIEFHANSEIMGAYLERPFIRQAPSIDRKLAFSAKVQDEIGHGQLLYRAAESLGVKTREEMLDDLANGDGKFLNCFHYPMESWVETPMIAFFVDGAAMRRQATLRRTSWEPYAHAMDKVCFEEGFHVKHGEDILRTLMTGSRKEQKLTQEAFETWWPRIIQFFGPTDDKSTHHDFASAVGLKQQSNDELRQAFLDQYIPKARKYGLEIPDEPRIRERDDGTYEVVEDDLDWDEFFTIAKNEYEPGVGQIDGRKKAQEAVEWVRETIEGNDMSAGNQPPQAAD; from the coding sequence ATGGACCTGGACACCGTGAAAGAACGCGCCGGTCCGCGGGAGTTCGACCCCGCGGACGACCTCCCCGAGGAGTACCGGGAGGCGGCGACCCGGATGATCGAGTTCCACGCCAACAGCGAGATCATGGGGGCGTACTTAGAGCGCCCCTTCATCCGGCAGGCGCCGAGCATCGACCGCAAACTGGCCTTCTCCGCGAAGGTGCAAGACGAGATCGGCCACGGGCAGTTGCTCTATCGCGCGGCGGAGTCGCTGGGCGTCAAGACCCGCGAGGAGATGCTTGACGACCTGGCCAACGGCGACGGGAAGTTCCTCAACTGCTTCCACTACCCGATGGAGAGCTGGGTCGAGACGCCGATGATCGCCTTCTTCGTCGACGGCGCGGCGATGCGCCGACAGGCGACGCTGCGGCGGACCAGCTGGGAGCCCTACGCCCACGCGATGGACAAGGTCTGCTTCGAGGAGGGGTTCCACGTCAAACACGGCGAGGACATCCTCCGGACGCTGATGACGGGATCGCGGAAGGAACAGAAGCTGACCCAGGAGGCCTTCGAGACGTGGTGGCCCCGCATCATCCAGTTCTTCGGGCCGACCGACGACAAGAGCACGCACCACGACTTCGCGTCCGCCGTCGGGCTGAAACAGCAGTCCAACGACGAACTCCGGCAGGCCTTCCTCGACCAGTACATCCCGAAGGCGCGGAAGTACGGCCTCGAGATCCCCGACGAACCCCGCATTCGGGAGCGCGACGACGGTACCTACGAGGTCGTCGAGGACGACTTAGACTGGGACGAGTTCTTCACGATCGCGAAAAACGAGTACGAGCCGGGCGTCGGCCAGATCGACGGCCGAAAGAAGGCCCAGGAGGCCGTCGAGTGGGTCCGCGAAACGATCGAGGGCAACGACATGTCCGCCGGTAACCAGCCCCCGCAGGCAGCCGACTAA
- the paaB gene encoding 1,2-phenylacetyl-CoA epoxidase subunit PaaB, whose amino-acid sequence MIWEVFRQEKQGDYHTHCGNVHAPDREMAKQFAAIQHGRRKPTNSLWVVPKEEVGEIDADDVAFGGTTDKGYRWATSYNPDVDHAEEVVESEGQQAEAEKQRGDA is encoded by the coding sequence ATGATCTGGGAAGTATTCCGACAGGAGAAGCAGGGTGACTACCACACCCACTGTGGCAACGTTCACGCACCGGACCGCGAGATGGCAAAGCAGTTCGCCGCGATCCAGCACGGCCGGCGCAAACCGACCAACAGCCTCTGGGTCGTCCCGAAAGAGGAAGTCGGCGAGATCGACGCCGACGACGTCGCCTTCGGCGGCACGACCGACAAGGGCTACCGGTGGGCGACGTCCTACAACCCGGACGTCGACCACGCCGAGGAGGTCGTCGAGTCCGAGGGCCAGCAGGCCGAAGCCGAGAAACAGCGGGGTGACGCCTGA
- the paaC gene encoding 1,2-phenylacetyl-CoA epoxidase subunit PaaC gives MSATLESPADLDDEEREALETLLKRLGDDEYVLAERYTEWQVKAPTLESDLALANNAQDELGHARLWYDVLEDLGYEEHELVYEREGDEWCHSTLVEQPFAEGDWADAVLRHYLYDVAEDIRLDALEGSSYAKIADRVGKIRSEEEYHLEHARNWVERLADGDEGAERLQEAVDRLFPHALTLFEPCAPASGAGDASGDADVEETIVDAGFRDATLEEMREEWLSTVVPFLDDLGLETPASELVHFDEYEFDVTEDVLPDAVGRDGSHTDAWDDLREEFTHTYRELERSEATKIMDKPE, from the coding sequence ATGTCGGCGACGCTCGAGTCCCCGGCGGACCTCGACGACGAGGAGCGCGAGGCACTCGAGACGCTGCTCAAGCGACTCGGCGACGACGAGTACGTCCTCGCCGAGCGCTACACCGAGTGGCAGGTCAAGGCGCCGACCCTCGAGTCGGACCTGGCGCTCGCGAACAACGCCCAGGACGAACTCGGCCACGCCCGACTCTGGTACGACGTCCTCGAGGACCTGGGCTACGAGGAGCACGAACTCGTCTACGAGCGCGAGGGTGACGAGTGGTGCCACAGCACGCTCGTCGAGCAACCCTTCGCCGAAGGCGACTGGGCCGACGCAGTCCTGCGTCACTACCTCTACGACGTCGCCGAGGACATCCGGCTCGACGCGCTCGAGGGGTCGTCGTACGCGAAGATCGCCGACCGCGTCGGCAAGATCCGAAGCGAGGAGGAGTACCACCTCGAGCACGCCCGGAACTGGGTCGAACGGCTCGCGGACGGCGACGAGGGGGCCGAACGGCTGCAGGAGGCCGTCGACCGGCTGTTCCCGCACGCGCTGACGCTGTTCGAGCCGTGCGCGCCGGCCAGCGGCGCGGGAGACGCGAGCGGCGACGCGGACGTCGAGGAAACGATCGTCGACGCCGGCTTCCGGGACGCAACCCTCGAGGAGATGCGCGAGGAGTGGCTCTCGACCGTCGTCCCGTTCCTGGACGACCTCGGGCTGGAGACGCCGGCCTCGGAGCTCGTCCACTTCGACGAGTACGAGTTCGACGTGACCGAGGACGTCCTCCCCGACGCCGTCGGCCGGGACGGTAGCCACACCGACGCCTGGGACGACCTCCGGGAGGAGTTTACCCACACCTACCGCGAACTGGAGCGTAGCGAAGCGACCAAGATCATGGACAAACCCGAATAA
- the paaD gene encoding 1,2-phenylacetyl-CoA epoxidase subunit PaaD — protein sequence MSSNTPDPDTDIDPDSDATPCAYTDYREGEGAEDLPATGEDAAGLEADVWDVVYEIEDPEMPVSIVDLGLIYGVTVEDGTATVDMTLTYSGCPARDMLLGEVEDAVADVDGVEEVDLRLVWSPEWTVEMVTERGKADLKEFGLSI from the coding sequence ATGAGCAGCAACACGCCGGACCCCGACACCGACATCGACCCCGACTCCGACGCGACCCCCTGTGCGTACACCGACTACCGCGAGGGTGAAGGCGCCGAGGACCTCCCCGCAACCGGCGAGGACGCGGCCGGCCTCGAGGCCGACGTGTGGGACGTCGTCTACGAAATCGAGGACCCCGAGATGCCGGTCAGTATCGTCGACCTCGGGCTGATCTACGGAGTTACGGTCGAGGACGGCACCGCGACCGTCGACATGACGCTCACCTACTCGGGCTGTCCGGCGCGGGACATGCTCCTGGGAGAGGTCGAGGACGCGGTCGCGGACGTCGACGGCGTCGAGGAGGTCGACCTTCGGCTCGTCTGGAGTCCGGAGTGGACCGTCGAGATGGTCACCGAACGGGGCAAAGCGGACCTGAAAGAGTTCGGACTGAGCATATGA
- the paaE gene encoding 1,2-phenylacetyl-CoA epoxidase subunit PaaE: MRRSRDPSVETSGDETGAECPYCESTNTVREHPKGPSLCRSMHYCNDCEQPFEKFE; encoded by the coding sequence ATGAGACGGAGCCGCGACCCCAGCGTCGAGACCAGCGGCGACGAGACGGGCGCTGAGTGTCCCTACTGCGAGTCGACGAACACCGTTCGCGAACACCCGAAGGGGCCGTCGCTCTGCCGGTCGATGCACTACTGCAACGACTGCGAACAGCCCTTCGAGAAGTTCGAGTGA